The uncultured Desulfobulbus sp. genome window below encodes:
- a CDS encoding thiamine pyrophosphate-dependent enzyme: MSEHVWVKSDSDIAWCPGCGNHGILHALGKTLSELQLDPLTTVLVSGIGQAAKIPQYCNAHFFNGLHGRALPPATAIKASNPALTVIAESGDGDMYGEGGNHFLHCIRRNPNITNIVHNNMVYGLTKGQASPTSQQGFTTPLQINGVVAEPFNPLSVAIALKASFVARAYVGNPEQTQAILKAAIEHKGYALVDILQPCVTFNKHNTYKWFKEHTQSLPEDHDPTDAMQAFGRACEEGPLYLGIFYRQDKPVFEEQLVAYHKDKRPLFQRQLDLDKLASSIQAMG; this comes from the coding sequence ATGAGTGAGCATGTCTGGGTAAAAAGCGACAGTGATATTGCCTGGTGTCCTGGCTGCGGGAACCACGGTATTCTCCACGCCCTTGGCAAAACACTAAGCGAGTTGCAGCTGGACCCGCTGACCACGGTCCTGGTCTCAGGTATCGGCCAGGCGGCAAAAATACCCCAGTACTGCAACGCCCATTTTTTCAATGGCCTCCACGGTCGAGCCCTACCACCGGCAACCGCTATCAAGGCCAGTAATCCCGCCTTAACCGTCATTGCGGAAAGCGGGGATGGAGATATGTATGGAGAGGGCGGTAATCATTTTCTCCACTGCATTCGCCGCAACCCCAATATCACCAATATTGTTCATAACAACATGGTGTATGGGCTAACCAAAGGACAGGCATCACCCACCAGTCAACAGGGCTTCACCACTCCACTACAGATCAATGGTGTTGTGGCCGAACCTTTTAATCCCTTAAGTGTAGCCATCGCACTCAAAGCTTCCTTTGTTGCCCGGGCCTATGTCGGCAATCCCGAACAGACGCAGGCTATTCTCAAAGCGGCCATCGAACATAAAGGCTACGCGCTGGTGGATATTCTCCAGCCCTGCGTCACCTTTAACAAACACAACACCTATAAGTGGTTCAAGGAGCACACCCAATCGCTGCCCGAAGATCACGATCCCACTGATGCTATGCAGGCCTTTGGCCGGGCCTGTGAAGAAGGACCTCTCTATCTGGGGATCTTTTATCGTCAGGATAAGCCGGTTTTTGAAGAACAACTCGTCGCCTACCACAAAGACAAACGACCGCTCTTTCAGCGGCAGCTTGATCTCGACAAGTTGGCGAGCAGCATACAAGCCATGGGATGA
- a CDS encoding (deoxy)nucleoside triphosphate pyrophosphohydrolase, producing MKEKGAVQIVTAALLTRGNSVLIARRKVGQKQEGQWEFPGGKLEQDEKLAACLQREIREELCVEIRVGEVFATSDYHYEHGTIHLVAMKAEIVSGTLRPTVHDELRWVPVEELLHYPLSPADIPIAQKLNPESVTAGTLMYAHRFR from the coding sequence GTGAAGGAAAAAGGCGCGGTGCAGATCGTCACAGCCGCTCTTCTTACTCGAGGCAACAGTGTCCTTATCGCCCGACGTAAAGTCGGTCAAAAGCAGGAAGGGCAGTGGGAATTTCCCGGAGGCAAGCTCGAGCAGGATGAAAAACTGGCTGCCTGTCTGCAACGGGAAATTAGAGAAGAACTCTGTGTGGAGATTAGGGTGGGGGAGGTTTTCGCCACCAGCGACTACCACTACGAGCATGGTACCATTCATCTGGTGGCAATGAAGGCAGAGATTGTTTCTGGGACGCTGCGACCGACCGTTCATGACGAACTCCGCTGGGTACCGGTTGAGGAACTGCTGCACTACCCGTTGTCGCCTGCTGATATTCCCATTGCCCAAAAACTGAATCCCGAATCCGTGACGGCGGGCACACTGATGTATGCTCACAGATTCAGGTGA
- a CDS encoding GNAT family N-acetyltransferase has protein sequence MLDVEISYDSKAVDYAQIADTLRLVGMAYFTPMEHARAFAASFVTVFVFHQGALIGFGRALSDGVYQAALYDVAVLPEYQGQGIGSLIIHSLLDKLGQCNVILYAAPGKEDFYTALGFRRMKTGMALFTNTERMAEKGFTE, from the coding sequence ATGCTTGATGTTGAGATCAGTTATGACAGTAAAGCAGTTGATTACGCCCAGATTGCCGATACGCTTAGACTCGTTGGCATGGCCTATTTTACCCCCATGGAACACGCTCGAGCCTTCGCTGCCAGTTTTGTGACAGTTTTTGTGTTCCATCAGGGGGCTTTGATCGGCTTTGGCCGGGCGCTTTCCGATGGGGTCTACCAGGCAGCCCTCTACGATGTGGCCGTGCTTCCCGAATACCAGGGGCAGGGGATAGGATCGCTGATCATCCACAGCCTTTTGGATAAATTGGGCCAGTGTAATGTGATTTTGTACGCGGCTCCTGGAAAGGAAGATTTTTATACAGCCCTTGGTTTCAGGCGCATGAAAACCGGTATGGCCCTCTTTACCAATACAGAGCGCATGGCAGAAAAGGGATTTACTGAGTGA
- a CDS encoding molybdopterin oxidoreductase family protein, which translates to MRATMPTLRSACPYDCPDTCGLLITTENNRVVQVQADPEHPITQGFLCTKMQHYEKTVHSPRRITRPLVRIGEKGKGEFAPISWPEAIKYICNQWQQLIATYGAQSILPYSYAGTMGLVQRNAGHAFFHTLGAARLDRTICSAAKSAGWNLIMGATPAMAPQEIEHSDLVILWGINAAATSIHALQGAVQARKSGAKIVVIDTYATPTAKMADEVILVKPGTDGALALAMMHVLVREGLIDTAFIAEQVFGFEELAQKTLPQCSPEAMAALCGLEPARIESLALAYGKSRAPFIRLGSGLSRYGNGGMTVRTITCLPALTGAWQREGGGIFLSTSTGAAFPTECITREDFITSPTPLINMNQLGEALNSVSESPIKSLYVYHSNPASIAPDQNAVLRGLMRGDLFTVVHERFLTDTACYADIVLPATTSLEHDDLYRAYGSYTAQTGYAAIPPVGEAKSNWDVFCLLAKGMGLKDPFFSQSAADLIEQLLAEENEWHSKEQTQPLRAGEPIVLTPPGNGKERWLTPSGKIEILNSREAEPLPRVLPTHASKDGLPLRLQSAPNRHALNSSFYERKELREAQACMQLLMHPVDAVERNLFNGQRVEVRNRLGRVQFKLSISEETLPGTVVSEGVWWRQFLPGTSGINALMEQRLTDRGRGSTLYDVAVEVQGI; encoded by the coding sequence ATGCGTGCCACCATGCCAACCCTTCGTTCAGCCTGCCCCTATGACTGCCCTGATACCTGTGGATTACTCATCACCACAGAAAATAATCGTGTTGTTCAGGTGCAGGCAGACCCCGAGCATCCGATTACCCAGGGCTTTCTCTGCACCAAGATGCAGCACTACGAAAAGACTGTGCATTCGCCCCGGCGGATCACCAGGCCGCTTGTGCGTATCGGTGAGAAAGGCAAGGGCGAATTTGCTCCCATTAGTTGGCCCGAGGCGATCAAATACATCTGCAATCAGTGGCAACAGTTGATCGCAACCTACGGTGCTCAGTCGATCTTGCCCTATTCCTACGCGGGAACCATGGGGCTGGTACAGCGCAACGCCGGACACGCATTTTTTCACACTCTTGGTGCTGCCCGCCTTGATCGCACCATCTGCTCGGCGGCTAAGAGCGCGGGCTGGAATTTGATTATGGGAGCAACACCGGCCATGGCTCCCCAGGAGATCGAGCACAGTGATCTGGTGATATTGTGGGGAATCAATGCGGCTGCGACCAGTATTCATGCGTTGCAGGGAGCTGTGCAGGCACGGAAATCCGGGGCAAAGATTGTGGTGATCGATACCTATGCCACCCCCACTGCCAAGATGGCCGATGAGGTGATCCTGGTGAAACCTGGAACCGATGGCGCTCTAGCCCTGGCCATGATGCATGTGCTGGTTCGTGAGGGCCTCATTGATACAGCCTTTATAGCAGAACAGGTCTTTGGTTTTGAGGAGTTGGCTCAAAAGACGCTGCCCCAATGCAGCCCCGAGGCCATGGCCGCTCTTTGCGGGCTGGAACCGGCCCGAATCGAATCCCTGGCCCTGGCCTATGGAAAGTCCCGTGCCCCCTTTATTCGTCTGGGCAGCGGGCTGAGTCGCTATGGTAATGGCGGCATGACCGTGCGCACCATTACCTGTCTGCCAGCTCTGACAGGGGCCTGGCAGCGGGAAGGTGGCGGCATCTTTCTCTCCACCTCAACTGGAGCGGCCTTTCCAACAGAGTGTATAACCCGTGAGGATTTTATCACTTCGCCCACACCACTAATCAATATGAATCAGTTGGGTGAGGCCTTGAACTCGGTAAGTGAATCCCCTATTAAATCGCTCTATGTCTACCACTCCAACCCTGCATCCATCGCACCGGATCAGAATGCGGTTCTGCGCGGCTTGATGCGGGGAGATCTCTTTACAGTGGTGCATGAACGTTTTCTTACCGATACCGCCTGCTATGCTGACATCGTTTTGCCAGCCACCACCTCGCTTGAACATGACGATCTCTATAGGGCTTATGGAAGTTATACGGCCCAGACTGGCTATGCAGCCATCCCACCAGTTGGGGAGGCCAAATCCAACTGGGATGTGTTTTGTTTGCTGGCCAAGGGCATGGGGCTGAAAGATCCTTTTTTCAGCCAATCTGCTGCTGATTTGATTGAGCAACTCCTGGCTGAGGAAAATGAGTGGCATTCGAAGGAGCAGACTCAGCCACTGCGCGCTGGCGAACCCATTGTCCTTACTCCACCTGGCAATGGCAAGGAGCGTTGGCTGACTCCCTCCGGGAAGATCGAAATACTCAACAGCCGGGAAGCTGAACCCTTACCCAGAGTGCTCCCTACCCATGCATCAAAGGATGGGCTTCCCCTCAGGTTGCAGTCCGCGCCCAACCGCCACGCGCTTAATTCCAGCTTTTATGAACGAAAAGAGCTGCGTGAGGCCCAGGCATGCATGCAGCTCTTGATGCATCCGGTGGATGCGGTGGAGCGGAATCTCTTTAACGGGCAACGGGTGGAGGTGCGTAACCGCCTTGGCAGGGTGCAGTTTAAACTGAGCATAAGTGAGGAGACCCTTCCTGGAACAGTAGTCAGCGAGGGCGTGTGGTGGCGTCAGTTCCTGCCGGGAACCTCAGGGATCAATGCACTCATGGAACAGCGACTTACAGACCGGGGGCGGGGCAGTACCCTCTATGATGTGGCGGTTGAGGTGCAGGGGATCTGA
- a CDS encoding PPC domain-containing DNA-binding protein: MKKISILEGSMRYTTAEPGRIFVLRLEDGDIVHEVIEQFADEHQIEAATLLVVGGADDGSRLVVGPGQDRGIPLEIMKETLHHVHEVAGTGTLFRDREGTPLVHIHMACGRNTQTITGCIREGVRVWHVMEVVIQELTNCSARRALEEPLGLKLLQP; encoded by the coding sequence TTGAAAAAAATCAGTATTCTAGAGGGAAGTATGCGCTATACCACCGCAGAGCCCGGACGCATCTTTGTCCTGCGTCTGGAAGACGGAGACATTGTTCACGAGGTCATCGAACAGTTTGCCGATGAGCATCAGATCGAGGCAGCGACGCTGCTGGTTGTTGGCGGGGCCGATGATGGCAGCCGGCTGGTTGTAGGTCCTGGGCAGGATCGGGGGATCCCCCTGGAGATCATGAAAGAAACCCTCCATCACGTCCATGAAGTCGCCGGAACCGGCACCCTCTTTCGTGATCGCGAAGGTACACCGCTTGTCCATATACACATGGCCTGTGGCCGTAACACCCAGACAATCACCGGCTGTATTCGGGAAGGGGTACGGGTCTGGCACGTGATGGAGGTGGTGATTCAGGAGTTAACCAACTGCAGCGCCCGGCGTGCGCTGGAGGAACCTTTGGGGCTCAAACTTCTCCAGCCTTGA
- a CDS encoding sensor domain-containing diguanylate cyclase, whose protein sequence is MVPCQSGNNEPIFGKALRIFLFLFFSASAVLNAVLFVLFMTEKGYQVESLEKVERYSVSLQHHAIHDAFSAIFGDVLFLSRQNELSCYLREKNPELLAKVAEEYQSFAHNHGIYDQIRFIDAEGKETVRINYNGGNPVIVAQEQLQNKGKRYYFKDCFLLNQGEIFLSPFDLNIEQGEIEKPLKPMIRVGTPVFGPGGEKAGIVLVNYLGERLLEQVRNSSFIAKGSTMLLNSDGYYLVGPESEKEWGFMFHKPQHRLGEDDAEAWQVITRQAKGQIRTEQGVYTFEKVYPAQLEFCHTSSGSAHPLAPSQKQYSATEYSWYMVSYLSNDALSESGKGLATKYLIIAASGFLLVLSGAWAVAFSTAKRRIYQKQLKELALYDQLTRLPNRILFFDRLNMMAEHSRRYRSQFAMLYLDLDGFKLINDSYGHDVGDQLLAMVGKRLQGVCRRSDTVARLGGDEFAILYANLRDVAELDTFARRVINELSQSMNLSVGQVRVGVSIGIALFPMDSDGVESLVRLADKAMYRSKDSGKNTYTFAHA, encoded by the coding sequence ATGGTTCCTTGCCAGAGTGGAAATAACGAACCAATTTTTGGTAAGGCACTGCGTATTTTCCTCTTCCTCTTTTTTTCTGCCTCTGCTGTTTTGAATGCAGTCCTTTTTGTCCTCTTTATGACCGAAAAAGGCTATCAGGTCGAGAGCCTGGAAAAAGTCGAGCGGTACTCCGTCAGTCTCCAGCACCATGCCATCCATGACGCATTTTCAGCGATTTTTGGGGATGTTCTGTTCTTAAGCCGCCAAAACGAACTCAGCTGTTACCTGCGTGAAAAAAATCCCGAGCTCCTTGCTAAAGTAGCAGAAGAATATCAATCCTTTGCACATAATCACGGCATCTACGATCAGATCCGATTTATCGATGCTGAAGGCAAAGAGACGGTCCGCATTAACTATAACGGGGGGAATCCTGTTATTGTTGCCCAGGAACAGCTGCAAAATAAAGGGAAGCGCTACTATTTCAAGGACTGTTTTCTGCTTAATCAGGGGGAGATTTTTCTCTCTCCCTTTGACCTGAACATTGAACAGGGAGAGATTGAAAAACCGTTGAAGCCGATGATACGGGTGGGGACACCGGTTTTCGGGCCAGGGGGAGAAAAGGCGGGTATTGTCCTGGTGAATTATCTGGGAGAAAGGCTGCTGGAGCAGGTTCGCAACTCCTCGTTTATTGCCAAGGGCTCAACCATGCTGCTGAACAGTGACGGGTACTATCTGGTCGGTCCGGAATCTGAAAAAGAATGGGGCTTTATGTTTCACAAGCCGCAGCATCGCCTCGGAGAGGATGATGCCGAGGCCTGGCAGGTGATCACCCGCCAGGCCAAAGGCCAGATACGTACCGAGCAGGGCGTCTACACCTTTGAGAAGGTCTATCCGGCTCAGTTGGAATTCTGTCATACAAGTTCTGGGTCGGCTCACCCCTTGGCTCCAAGTCAAAAACAGTACTCCGCCACAGAATATTCCTGGTACATGGTGTCCTACCTCTCCAATGATGCTTTGTCCGAGTCCGGCAAAGGGCTGGCCACCAAATATCTGATTATTGCTGCCAGCGGTTTTTTGCTCGTACTTTCCGGTGCCTGGGCCGTGGCCTTTTCCACCGCCAAGCGGCGCATTTACCAAAAGCAACTCAAAGAGCTGGCACTCTATGATCAACTGACCCGGTTGCCCAACAGAATTCTCTTTTTTGATCGTCTTAACATGATGGCCGAGCATAGCCGCCGTTACCGCTCCCAGTTTGCCATGCTCTATCTTGATCTTGATGGTTTTAAACTGATCAATGACAGCTACGGGCACGATGTCGGGGATCAACTGCTGGCAATGGTGGGCAAGCGGCTGCAAGGAGTCTGCCGGCGTTCAGATACGGTGGCCCGCCTCGGAGGAGACGAGTTTGCTATCCTCTATGCCAATCTGCGTGATGTGGCTGAACTCGATACCTTTGCACGACGGGTGATCAATGAACTCAGCCAGTCCATGAACCTGAGCGTGGGCCAGGTGCGTGTCGGCGTCAGTATTGGCATCGCCCTTTTCCCCATGGACAGCGATGGGGTTGAGAGCTTGGTCAGGCTCGCGGACAAGGCTATGTATCGCTCCAAAGACAGCGGCAAAAACACCTATACCTTTGCCCACGCTTAG
- a CDS encoding NapC/NirT family cytochrome c, producing the protein MIRVFTLLLCGTLAGLGIALVGAEMIERTSGVEFCSSCHSMQGVAQAYTEDVHGGNNKLGIKVHCADCHLPHEDVAFYVQAKAYNGIKDLLGENFWVEEVDWIGNLEHRESFTYDSGCKKCHHIGDIRYEIPKAYLAHRDYKMGIAKSCVHCHKHVGHKDIKKYLNKQQL; encoded by the coding sequence ATGATACGAGTATTTACTCTCCTTCTCTGCGGTACCCTTGCAGGACTTGGGATAGCATTGGTTGGAGCCGAAATGATTGAACGCACCTCCGGGGTTGAATTCTGCTCCTCCTGTCACTCTATGCAAGGTGTTGCCCAGGCATACACAGAGGATGTACATGGCGGCAACAACAAACTCGGTATCAAGGTTCACTGTGCCGACTGTCATCTTCCCCATGAAGACGTCGCTTTTTATGTACAGGCCAAAGCCTATAACGGCATTAAAGACCTGCTCGGTGAAAATTTTTGGGTTGAAGAGGTCGATTGGATCGGCAACCTGGAACACCGGGAATCATTCACCTATGATTCTGGTTGTAAAAAATGCCACCATATCGGTGATATTCGCTACGAAATCCCCAAAGCCTATCTTGCCCACAGGGACTACAAAATGGGCATTGCCAAATCTTGTGTCCATTGTCACAAGCATGTCGGTCACAAAGACATAAAGAAATATCTCAACAAACAGCAGCTATAG
- a CDS encoding multiheme c-type cytochrome, producing the protein MRVLLAVIFAVGSVAPALALDSPVKTLKVERGLSAEGQKCVECHATKHPGIVADWADSRHGHVGVSCIDCHSVDPGSPMAAQNCPGVKGTDIYVTSMVTPNTCGRCHAKEVKEFSMSGHYRGSLQYNVPEGRNYKSMTALIEKHEGQGMEKFNRAAEMTGCMQCHGSKISMGPDKRPTKESWPAAGVGTIWPDGTVGNCVVCHTRHRFSIAEARQPAACASCHLGPDHPDIEIFNNSKHGHIYASEGDKWNYETAPDAWEPGDYRAPTCAVCHMSGIGELTTTHNISERLKWNLWAKESKVRNSPDPLSPLTGEGVEGRKKMAMVCNNCHSTLHTENFFEQADTHIELYNEGYYAPAEAMRKELAEKKLLKANPWDDEFQIVYYHLWHHQGRRMRQGAAMAGPDYAHWHGVFELQQDLYKLKRIHKKRMETGQIED; encoded by the coding sequence ATGCGTGTACTACTCGCGGTGATCTTCGCTGTCGGGTCGGTTGCTCCAGCACTAGCCCTGGACAGCCCCGTCAAGACCCTCAAGGTCGAGCGTGGCCTGAGTGCCGAAGGGCAGAAATGTGTTGAATGTCATGCAACGAAGCATCCCGGCATTGTCGCCGACTGGGCAGATAGTCGCCATGGTCATGTCGGCGTTTCCTGTATCGACTGCCATAGCGTGGATCCAGGCTCCCCCATGGCAGCGCAGAACTGTCCCGGCGTCAAGGGTACAGATATCTACGTCACCTCCATGGTCACCCCCAACACCTGTGGTCGCTGCCATGCAAAAGAGGTGAAAGAGTTCAGTATGAGCGGGCACTACCGTGGCAGCCTGCAGTACAACGTGCCTGAGGGACGCAACTATAAAAGCATGACCGCCCTGATCGAAAAACATGAAGGACAGGGCATGGAAAAATTCAACCGGGCTGCTGAGATGACCGGTTGTATGCAGTGTCATGGCTCCAAGATCTCCATGGGGCCAGACAAGCGCCCGACCAAGGAAAGCTGGCCGGCCGCCGGTGTGGGAACCATCTGGCCTGACGGTACCGTGGGCAACTGCGTGGTCTGCCATACCCGTCACCGTTTCAGCATCGCCGAGGCACGCCAGCCTGCGGCCTGTGCATCCTGTCACTTGGGACCGGATCATCCGGATATCGAGATCTTCAACAACAGCAAGCATGGTCACATTTACGCCTCTGAAGGCGATAAGTGGAACTATGAGACCGCACCTGATGCCTGGGAACCGGGTGATTACCGCGCCCCCACCTGTGCCGTCTGTCACATGAGCGGCATCGGCGAGTTAACCACCACCCATAACATCTCCGAGCGTCTGAAATGGAATCTCTGGGCTAAAGAATCCAAGGTGCGCAACTCTCCTGACCCGCTCAGCCCGTTGACCGGAGAAGGCGTCGAAGGACGAAAGAAAATGGCGATGGTGTGCAACAACTGCCATAGCACCCTGCATACCGAAAACTTCTTTGAGCAGGCCGACACGCACATAGAACTCTACAACGAGGGTTACTATGCACCGGCTGAAGCCATGCGTAAGGAACTGGCTGAAAAGAAACTGCTGAAGGCCAACCCATGGGATGATGAGTTCCAGATTGTTTACTATCATCTCTGGCACCATCAGGGACGCCGTATGCGGCAGGGTGCCGCCATGGCTGGTCCTGACTACGCCCACTGGCATGGTGTCTTTGAGTTGCAGCAAGATCTCTACAAACTCAAGCGTATTCATAAAAAACGCATGGAAACAGGTCAGATCGAAGACTAA
- a CDS encoding DUF1566 domain-containing protein, translating to MRHILSSGQQSCFEQTGQEKNCTGTGQDGEFCRGIAWPKPRFRVEDTVVFDQLSGLYWTRSVNIGGFPCTWNEAFEQVAALNQEQYGGYGDWRLPNRNELHSLLSYADKKPALPAGHPFTDIFLGWYWTSTTAAINPAYAWAVQLEGARLFYGRKDQAYLFWPVRGEGNGHVPETGQQLCFDHQGQRIACANTGQDGELRLGTAWPQPRFALKDDLVTDHLTGLTWARTADITQGPVPWEQAFSAVRAWAEDHQKEKIDWYLPTINELASLVDCSRHSPALPKGHPFTSLQEGYWAATTSVFETDWSWVFYTAKGALGVGYKKDPTFWGWPVGVPRGGGE from the coding sequence ATGCGACATATTCTCTCCAGCGGACAACAAAGCTGCTTTGAACAAACAGGCCAGGAGAAAAACTGCACCGGGACAGGACAGGACGGTGAATTCTGTCGTGGTATTGCCTGGCCCAAACCACGTTTTCGTGTGGAGGACACGGTGGTTTTCGACCAGCTGAGCGGACTGTACTGGACACGCAGTGTCAATATTGGGGGCTTTCCCTGCACCTGGAACGAAGCCTTTGAACAGGTGGCTGCCTTAAACCAGGAGCAATACGGAGGCTATGGGGACTGGCGCCTGCCCAATCGAAACGAGCTTCACAGTCTGCTCAGTTATGCCGACAAGAAACCTGCTCTGCCGGCGGGACATCCTTTTACCGATATTTTTTTGGGCTGGTACTGGACCTCGACCACCGCAGCAATCAATCCTGCCTACGCCTGGGCTGTCCAGCTTGAGGGGGCACGCCTCTTCTATGGCCGGAAGGATCAGGCCTACCTGTTCTGGCCGGTTCGCGGGGAGGGCAACGGCCATGTGCCTGAGACTGGTCAACAACTTTGCTTCGATCACCAGGGACAGAGGATTGCCTGCGCAAACACTGGGCAGGATGGAGAACTCAGGCTGGGGACGGCCTGGCCACAACCTCGATTTGCCCTGAAGGATGACCTGGTAACCGATCATTTGACAGGCCTCACCTGGGCGAGAACAGCAGATATCACCCAAGGCCCGGTCCCCTGGGAACAGGCTTTTTCAGCAGTGCGGGCTTGGGCGGAAGATCACCAAAAAGAAAAAATCGACTGGTACCTGCCCACTATCAATGAGCTGGCATCGCTGGTTGATTGCAGCAGGCATTCACCGGCCCTGCCAAAGGGGCATCCCTTTACGTCACTGCAAGAGGGGTACTGGGCCGCAACCACCAGTGTGTTTGAGACTGACTGGTCCTGGGTCTTCTATACGGCAAAGGGGGCCCTGGGAGTGGGCTATAAAAAAGATCCTACATTCTGGGGTTGGCCGGTGGGCGTGCCGCGAGGGGGAGGGGAGTAA
- a CDS encoding enoyl-CoA hydratase-related protein — protein MLYDNIIVRVGDDYVGEIALNRPQQLNTFTLGLAWELDRALWELESDNRVRVIVLKGEGKAFCAGIDVSYIEDRSPQELRSWIESMETPLVSISRLSKPVIAQVSGVAAANGAGLVAAADLAIAGETARMGLTAINVGLNCIGPVVAVARSIGRKKALELLLFGELIQAEEAARLGLINRVVADADLEQETRQWAQSLAAKSPLAVQIAKKSFYTAEDMDYHKAFDFMNEVFARLCSTEDAKEGVSAFREKRSPVWREK, from the coding sequence ATGTTATACGATAACATCATTGTCCGCGTTGGAGATGATTACGTAGGGGAAATAGCTCTGAATCGTCCCCAGCAGCTCAACACCTTTACCCTTGGACTTGCCTGGGAGTTGGATCGCGCCCTCTGGGAGCTGGAGAGTGATAACCGGGTGCGGGTGATTGTCCTGAAAGGTGAGGGCAAAGCCTTTTGCGCTGGGATCGATGTCAGCTACATCGAAGACCGTTCACCGCAGGAACTGCGAAGCTGGATTGAATCCATGGAAACCCCCCTGGTTTCCATCAGTCGTTTAAGCAAACCGGTTATCGCCCAGGTCAGCGGTGTTGCAGCCGCCAACGGCGCCGGCCTGGTGGCAGCGGCCGATCTGGCCATTGCCGGAGAGACAGCCCGTATGGGGTTGACCGCCATAAATGTAGGCCTTAACTGTATTGGCCCGGTGGTTGCGGTTGCCCGTTCCATCGGTCGAAAAAAAGCATTGGAGTTGCTCCTCTTTGGAGAATTGATCCAGGCAGAGGAGGCGGCTCGGCTGGGCTTAATCAATCGGGTGGTTGCGGACGCAGATCTTGAGCAGGAAACCAGACAGTGGGCGCAGAGTTTGGCTGCCAAAAGTCCGCTTGCCGTACAGATCGCCAAAAAGTCTTTCTACACGGCTGAAGATATGGACTACCACAAAGCCTTTGACTTTATGAATGAAGTCTTTGCCCGGCTCTGTTCCACTGAAGATGCCAAAGAGGGCGTGAGCGCCTTTCGAGAAAAACGTAGCCCTGTATGGCGGGAGAAGTAA